From one Acinonyx jubatus isolate Ajub_Pintada_27869175 chromosome B1, VMU_Ajub_asm_v1.0, whole genome shotgun sequence genomic stretch:
- the TMEM129 gene encoding E3 ubiquitin-protein ligase TM129 isoform X3 — MDSPEVTFTLAYLVFAVCFVFTPTEFHSAGLTVQNLLSGWLGSEDAAFVSYHLRRTSATLLCHSLLPLGYYVGMCFAASEKQLYSPSQAPETWRLFLLLAVTLPTVACTLIYYWSWDRWACHPLARTLALYALPQSGWWAVASSVNTEFRRIDKFATGAPGARVIVTDTWVMKVTTYRVHVAQQQDVHLTVTESQQHELSPDSNLPVQLLTIHVASTSPAVQAFDIRNEAPPCRRALVRRPQPSSPHLVQAELHGVWRAV; from the exons ATGGACAGCCCGGAGGTCACCTTCACGCTGGCCTACCTGGTGTTCGCCGTGTGCTTCGTGTTCACGCCCACTGAGTTCCACTCAGCCGGGCTCACGGTGCAGAACCTGCTGTCGGGCTGGCTGGGCAGCGAGGACGCCGCCTTTGTATCCTACCACTTGCGCCGCACGTCCGCCACGCTGCTGTGCCACTCGCTGCTGCCGCTCG GGTACTACGTGGGCATGTGCTTTGCAGCTTCAGAAAAGCAACTCTACTCCCCCAGCCAGGCCCCGGAGACCTGGCGGCTCTTCCTCCTGCTGGCAGTGACCCTGCCCACCGTTGCCTGCACCCTGATCTACTACTGGTCCTGGGATCGGTGGGCCTGCCACCCACTGGCCCGCACCCTGGCCCTCTATGCCCTCCCGCAGTCAGGCTGGTGGGCCGTCGCCTCCTCCGTCAACACCGAGTTCCGGCGGATTGACAAGTTtgccacaggggcacctggtgctCGCGTGATTGTGACGGACACGTGGGTGATGAAGGTGACCACATACCGTGTGCACGTGGCTCAGCAGCAGGATGTGCACCTGACCGTGACAGAATCGCAGCAGCACGAGCTCTCACCAGACTCCAACCTGCCTGTGCAGCTCCTTACCATCCACGTGGCCAGCACCAGCCCCGCTGTGCAGGCCTTCGACATCCG GAACGAAGCCCCGCCCTGCAGAAGGGCCTTGGTTCGACGGCCCCAGCCCAGCAGTCCCCACCTTGTGCAGGCTGAACTCCACGGAGTATGGCGAGCTGTGTGA
- the TMEM129 gene encoding E3 ubiquitin-protein ligase TM129 isoform X2, which yields MSPSCAGYYVGMCFAASEKQLYSPSQAPETWRLFLLLAVTLPTVACTLIYYWSWDRWACHPLARTLALYALPQSGWWAVASSVNTEFRRIDKFATGAPGARVIVTDTWVMKVTTYRVHVAQQQDVHLTVTESQQHELSPDSNLPVQLLTIHVASTSPAVQAFDIRLNSTEYGELCEKLRAPIRSAANVVIRQSLGDLFLETFASLVEVNPTYSVPSSQELEACIGCMQTRASVKLVKTCQEADEGECQQCYCRPMWCLTCMGKWFASRQDPQRPDTWLASRVPCPTCRARFCILDVCAVR from the exons ATGTCCCCTTCCTGCGCAG GGTACTACGTGGGCATGTGCTTTGCAGCTTCAGAAAAGCAACTCTACTCCCCCAGCCAGGCCCCGGAGACCTGGCGGCTCTTCCTCCTGCTGGCAGTGACCCTGCCCACCGTTGCCTGCACCCTGATCTACTACTGGTCCTGGGATCGGTGGGCCTGCCACCCACTGGCCCGCACCCTGGCCCTCTATGCCCTCCCGCAGTCAGGCTGGTGGGCCGTCGCCTCCTCCGTCAACACCGAGTTCCGGCGGATTGACAAGTTtgccacaggggcacctggtgctCGCGTGATTGTGACGGACACGTGGGTGATGAAGGTGACCACATACCGTGTGCACGTGGCTCAGCAGCAGGATGTGCACCTGACCGTGACAGAATCGCAGCAGCACGAGCTCTCACCAGACTCCAACCTGCCTGTGCAGCTCCTTACCATCCACGTGGCCAGCACCAGCCCCGCTGTGCAGGCCTTCGACATCCG GCTGAACTCCACGGAGTATGGCGAGCTGTGTGAGAAACTCCGCGCGCCCATCCGCAGTGCAGCCAACGTGGTCATCCGTCAGAGCCTGGGCGACCTGTTCCTGGAGACATTTGCTTCTCTGGTGGAGGTCAATCCGACCTACTCGGTTCCCAGCAGCCAG GAGTTGGAGGCCTGCATTGGTTGCATGCAGACGCGTGCCAGCGTGAAGCTGGTGAAGACCTGCCAGGAGGCGGACGAGGGCGAGTGCCAGCAGTGTTACTGTCGCCCCATGTGGTGTCTCACCTGCATGGGCAAGTGGTTCGCCAGCCGCCAGGACCCGCAGCGCCCTGACACCTGGCTCGCTAGCCGCgtgccctgccccacctgccgTGCTCGCTTCTGCATCCTGGATGTGTGCGCCGTGCGCTGA
- the TMEM129 gene encoding E3 ubiquitin-protein ligase TM129 isoform X1 gives MDSPEVTFTLAYLVFAVCFVFTPTEFHSAGLTVQNLLSGWLGSEDAAFVSYHLRRTSATLLCHSLLPLGYYVGMCFAASEKQLYSPSQAPETWRLFLLLAVTLPTVACTLIYYWSWDRWACHPLARTLALYALPQSGWWAVASSVNTEFRRIDKFATGAPGARVIVTDTWVMKVTTYRVHVAQQQDVHLTVTESQQHELSPDSNLPVQLLTIHVASTSPAVQAFDIRLNSTEYGELCEKLRAPIRSAANVVIRQSLGDLFLETFASLVEVNPTYSVPSSQELEACIGCMQTRASVKLVKTCQEADEGECQQCYCRPMWCLTCMGKWFASRQDPQRPDTWLASRVPCPTCRARFCILDVCAVR, from the exons ATGGACAGCCCGGAGGTCACCTTCACGCTGGCCTACCTGGTGTTCGCCGTGTGCTTCGTGTTCACGCCCACTGAGTTCCACTCAGCCGGGCTCACGGTGCAGAACCTGCTGTCGGGCTGGCTGGGCAGCGAGGACGCCGCCTTTGTATCCTACCACTTGCGCCGCACGTCCGCCACGCTGCTGTGCCACTCGCTGCTGCCGCTCG GGTACTACGTGGGCATGTGCTTTGCAGCTTCAGAAAAGCAACTCTACTCCCCCAGCCAGGCCCCGGAGACCTGGCGGCTCTTCCTCCTGCTGGCAGTGACCCTGCCCACCGTTGCCTGCACCCTGATCTACTACTGGTCCTGGGATCGGTGGGCCTGCCACCCACTGGCCCGCACCCTGGCCCTCTATGCCCTCCCGCAGTCAGGCTGGTGGGCCGTCGCCTCCTCCGTCAACACCGAGTTCCGGCGGATTGACAAGTTtgccacaggggcacctggtgctCGCGTGATTGTGACGGACACGTGGGTGATGAAGGTGACCACATACCGTGTGCACGTGGCTCAGCAGCAGGATGTGCACCTGACCGTGACAGAATCGCAGCAGCACGAGCTCTCACCAGACTCCAACCTGCCTGTGCAGCTCCTTACCATCCACGTGGCCAGCACCAGCCCCGCTGTGCAGGCCTTCGACATCCG GCTGAACTCCACGGAGTATGGCGAGCTGTGTGAGAAACTCCGCGCGCCCATCCGCAGTGCAGCCAACGTGGTCATCCGTCAGAGCCTGGGCGACCTGTTCCTGGAGACATTTGCTTCTCTGGTGGAGGTCAATCCGACCTACTCGGTTCCCAGCAGCCAG GAGTTGGAGGCCTGCATTGGTTGCATGCAGACGCGTGCCAGCGTGAAGCTGGTGAAGACCTGCCAGGAGGCGGACGAGGGCGAGTGCCAGCAGTGTTACTGTCGCCCCATGTGGTGTCTCACCTGCATGGGCAAGTGGTTCGCCAGCCGCCAGGACCCGCAGCGCCCTGACACCTGGCTCGCTAGCCGCgtgccctgccccacctgccgTGCTCGCTTCTGCATCCTGGATGTGTGCGCCGTGCGCTGA